Proteins from a single region of Streptomyces sp. HUAS 15-9:
- a CDS encoding FtsK/SpoIIIE domain-containing protein has product MGPILLAFALAAAAWLLVVGDLVRRHRPAWHWYLIGYPATTFRVLLTWRKVALLNDLAVSHRPPRGLLGDLVVKGDPLRPVTPRLSFPKANRLGLTATVRLHAGQTPATYMKAADALVHAWKVHAVRVTSPERGLVLLTATATDPLERPGLATAPAELLSALIGVLESGGAWVMHLRLVPHWLIVGATRSGKSTLLARLITQLATQRVALVGIDCKGGMELGLFTGRLSALATCRREAVAVLSALVADMQDRMAACRSAGVRSIWELPDKLRPVPVVVIVDEIAELYLSDGTREGKAEAEQCSTLLLRLAQLGAALGIHLVVAGQRVGSDLGPGVTALRAQLGGRICHRVNDPGTAEMTLGDLNKDAVAVAQSITAQERGVAVCTGPDGGWSRARSHLTPTDEAVATTRKYAALTSQLPAINRALAVPEGDDK; this is encoded by the coding sequence ATGGGGCCGATCCTGCTCGCCTTCGCGCTCGCCGCAGCGGCCTGGCTGCTCGTCGTCGGCGACCTGGTGCGCCGGCACCGTCCGGCCTGGCACTGGTACCTGATCGGCTACCCGGCCACCACGTTCCGGGTGCTGCTGACCTGGCGCAAGGTCGCCCTGCTGAACGACCTGGCCGTCTCCCACCGCCCGCCGCGCGGACTGCTCGGGGACCTGGTGGTCAAGGGCGATCCGCTGCGGCCGGTGACTCCGCGGCTGTCCTTCCCCAAGGCGAACCGCCTCGGGCTGACCGCGACTGTACGGCTGCACGCAGGCCAGACCCCCGCGACGTACATGAAGGCGGCGGACGCTCTGGTGCACGCGTGGAAGGTCCACGCCGTCCGGGTCACCTCACCGGAACGTGGGCTCGTGCTGCTGACCGCCACGGCGACGGATCCGCTGGAGCGGCCGGGCTTAGCCACGGCTCCGGCCGAACTCCTCTCCGCGCTCATCGGCGTCCTGGAGAGCGGCGGCGCCTGGGTGATGCACCTGCGGCTCGTACCCCACTGGCTCATCGTCGGGGCCACACGCTCCGGAAAGTCCACCCTGCTGGCGCGGCTGATCACCCAACTAGCCACCCAGCGGGTCGCCCTGGTCGGCATCGACTGCAAGGGCGGCATGGAACTCGGCCTGTTCACCGGACGGCTGAGCGCGCTGGCCACCTGCCGACGTGAGGCTGTCGCGGTGCTCTCGGCGCTGGTGGCCGACATGCAGGACCGGATGGCTGCGTGCCGGTCGGCCGGAGTGCGCTCGATCTGGGAGCTCCCGGACAAGCTGCGGCCGGTGCCGGTCGTCGTGATCGTCGACGAGATCGCGGAACTGTACCTGTCCGACGGCACCCGCGAAGGCAAGGCGGAAGCGGAGCAGTGCTCCACGCTCCTCCTCCGCCTGGCGCAGCTCGGGGCAGCGCTCGGCATCCACCTGGTCGTGGCCGGCCAGCGGGTCGGCTCCGACCTCGGCCCCGGCGTCACCGCCCTGCGGGCGCAGCTCGGCGGCCGGATCTGCCACCGGGTCAACGACCCCGGCACGGCCGAGATGACCTTGGGCGACCTGAACAAGGATGCCGTGGCCGTCGCCCAGTCGATCACCGCGCAAGAGCGGGGCGTGGCTGTGTGCACCGGACCGGACGGCGGATGGAGCCGCGCCCGCTCCCACCTCACCCCCACGGATGAAGCCGTCGCGACCACGAGGAAGTACGCCGCACTGACCTCCCAACTGCCCGCCATAAACCGTGCGCTCGCGGTGCCGGAAGGAGACGACAAGTGA
- a CDS encoding SCO3933 family regulatory protein, protein MQSIPVDTARLGVLRCAIAPEAKITNSETQEVKRDRDGNPVWTVAVTVRQDGRRISVIEIAVSGQPKGIEEGQIVKVTGLTAFMWSMGERHGVSFRADAITPVHGGPAAHAKGGDA, encoded by the coding sequence ATGCAGTCCATTCCCGTGGACACGGCGCGGCTGGGCGTACTGCGGTGCGCCATCGCGCCTGAAGCGAAGATCACCAACTCCGAGACACAGGAGGTGAAGAGGGACCGGGACGGTAACCCGGTCTGGACCGTGGCCGTCACGGTGCGGCAGGACGGGCGGCGGATTTCCGTCATCGAGATCGCCGTCAGCGGCCAGCCCAAGGGCATCGAGGAAGGGCAGATCGTCAAGGTCACCGGGCTGACGGCGTTCATGTGGTCGATGGGTGAGCGGCACGGCGTCAGCTTCCGCGCCGACGCCATCACCCCCGTGCACGGCGGCCCGGCGGCGCACGCGAAGGGCGGTGACGCGTGA
- a CDS encoding GntR family transcriptional regulator, protein MSEIQRPGALYQQVAAAIREAILSGEFPPDSLLPSEAQLMARYGVSRPTVRNAIAALRAEGLIDVRHGKGSFVRSDGQPALTIERRISRTNDGRFVMPNGDIWQEAEEPSTYRTRTTKTTGRLLQLDEEEALFGCDRLLVDPNTGTRAMHRTLIPFEVAEAVPLLAEEPCKRPAAIYRLLTQDGRALSWTETVRAHMPLPDERTTLQLPDATPVLHVARVAHGTDDRPLILEELRFGADRAELAYQITADKEPTRRASA, encoded by the coding sequence ATGTCAGAGATCCAGCGCCCCGGAGCCCTCTACCAGCAGGTGGCCGCCGCGATCCGCGAAGCGATCCTGTCCGGCGAGTTCCCGCCCGACTCCCTGCTCCCGTCCGAAGCCCAACTGATGGCCCGCTACGGGGTATCGCGCCCCACCGTCCGCAACGCCATCGCCGCACTGCGCGCGGAGGGGCTGATCGATGTCCGGCACGGCAAGGGCAGCTTCGTACGCTCCGACGGACAGCCCGCCCTCACCATCGAGCGCCGCATCAGCCGCACCAACGACGGCCGGTTCGTCATGCCCAACGGCGACATCTGGCAGGAGGCCGAGGAGCCGAGCACCTACCGGACCCGCACCACCAAGACCACCGGCCGACTCCTCCAACTCGACGAGGAAGAAGCGCTGTTCGGGTGTGACCGGCTGCTCGTCGACCCGAACACCGGGACGCGGGCTATGCACCGCACCCTGATCCCCTTCGAGGTCGCCGAAGCCGTGCCACTGCTCGCGGAGGAGCCGTGCAAGCGACCGGCCGCGATCTACCGGCTGCTCACCCAGGACGGTCGCGCCCTGTCGTGGACCGAGACGGTACGCGCACACATGCCGCTGCCCGACGAACGGACCACGCTCCAGCTCCCCGACGCGACCCCGGTCCTGCACGTCGCCCGCGTCGCGCACGGCACCGACGACCGGCCCCTGATCCTCGAAGAACTCCGCTTCGGCGCGGACCGTGCCGAACTCGCCTACCAGATCACCGCCGACAAAGAGCCGACGCGACGCGCAAGCGCCTGA
- a CDS encoding ATP-binding protein has protein sequence MNAEELKHYDGELDAYAHWFVAPDLSSDGHFLTLTLFAELRDTARVARDMTAVFLRGANAGEIVDDARLVVSELVGNVVNHAVPDRCRALPGSCRRIDVKFKKYPKWLFIGVADEDSTPPLLPAGETFSAGLMGELSEAVLPDTGRGLLIVQRLATALWWTPDERGGKTVWARFDLDQSRADYSA, from the coding sequence ATGAATGCGGAGGAACTCAAGCACTACGACGGTGAGCTAGACGCTTACGCTCACTGGTTCGTGGCGCCGGATCTGTCCTCCGACGGGCACTTCCTGACGCTCACGCTCTTCGCCGAGTTGAGGGACACGGCACGCGTCGCACGTGACATGACGGCTGTGTTCCTTCGGGGCGCCAACGCTGGTGAGATCGTGGACGACGCCCGGCTTGTGGTCTCGGAACTGGTCGGGAATGTGGTGAACCACGCGGTGCCGGATCGCTGTCGGGCGCTACCTGGCTCTTGTCGGCGCATCGACGTGAAATTCAAGAAGTATCCGAAGTGGCTCTTCATCGGGGTTGCTGATGAGGACTCGACACCCCCGCTGCTTCCGGCAGGTGAGACGTTCTCTGCGGGTCTGATGGGAGAACTGTCCGAGGCGGTGTTGCCGGATACCGGCCGGGGCCTGCTCATCGTTCAGCGGTTGGCCACTGCTCTTTGGTGGACGCCGGACGAACGGGGCGGCAAGACCGTGTGGGCCCGCTTCGATCTTGACCAGTCAAGGGCCGACTACTCGGCCTGA
- a CDS encoding sporulation protein: protein MSREPNAQLIAVMDEAKVSHKGLAKRMAEEANRRGLEQGAGTTHISVGRWRAGAGIRPETAALMADVLSAKLGRRITPGDLGFFDHTTATAPEPIGYPSTVPDVLSVLDGLTHEHADTPGSDKLIIADADLSSAVLSWMIARPDGVHADSAAPQRVGMRDVRAIREAAGLFMQLDFKYGGGHGHKALRHYFREDVLPLLNASYSEKVGNALFGAAAEISQLLAWTAYDVGNHRLAHRYLTSTLRLSQVIDDRMFGARILGNLSHQANYLGNHAQAIQLARAAVEGAKGRATPRAMANYSAMEARALSNAGDHARAGRAMNEAERHFEHADTSDDPAWLSYFDEAELMGELCHCFRDLKMRREAVLQAQRAVDSTDPKYARTLGFCRMVLAQSQLLNSELEAAVTTASLAVDGGDSLQSTRFQRYVTDFQNQVSVHAANPVVATFNEKVQDALTRLDEDDE, encoded by the coding sequence ATGAGCCGAGAGCCAAACGCGCAGTTGATCGCAGTCATGGACGAAGCGAAGGTCTCGCACAAGGGCCTTGCGAAACGTATGGCGGAAGAGGCCAACCGGCGTGGCCTCGAACAAGGTGCGGGGACGACGCACATCTCCGTGGGGCGATGGCGAGCAGGCGCAGGCATCCGGCCGGAGACAGCAGCACTCATGGCAGACGTGCTCTCCGCCAAACTCGGACGCCGCATCACGCCAGGCGACCTAGGCTTCTTCGACCACACCACTGCGACGGCACCCGAGCCGATCGGCTACCCGAGCACTGTTCCCGATGTTCTGTCCGTACTCGACGGACTCACCCACGAGCATGCCGACACTCCCGGGTCGGACAAATTGATCATCGCGGACGCCGATCTCAGCTCTGCCGTCCTCTCATGGATGATCGCCCGCCCCGATGGCGTCCACGCCGACAGCGCCGCTCCCCAACGAGTCGGCATGCGGGATGTCCGTGCGATCAGGGAAGCCGCAGGCTTGTTCATGCAACTCGACTTCAAGTACGGCGGAGGCCATGGTCACAAGGCACTTCGCCACTACTTCCGCGAAGACGTACTGCCCCTGCTGAACGCGAGCTACAGCGAAAAGGTAGGCAACGCGTTATTCGGCGCCGCCGCTGAAATCTCCCAGTTGCTGGCATGGACCGCCTACGACGTCGGCAACCACCGGCTTGCCCACCGCTACCTGACATCGACACTGCGCCTGTCCCAGGTCATCGACGACCGCATGTTCGGCGCCCGCATCCTCGGCAACCTCAGCCACCAGGCCAACTACCTCGGCAACCACGCCCAGGCTATCCAGCTGGCCCGCGCAGCCGTCGAGGGCGCCAAGGGCCGAGCCACCCCACGCGCTATGGCGAACTACTCGGCCATGGAGGCCCGCGCCCTGTCCAACGCAGGCGACCATGCCAGAGCAGGCCGCGCGATGAACGAGGCGGAACGCCACTTCGAGCACGCCGACACCTCCGACGACCCCGCATGGCTGAGCTACTTCGACGAAGCGGAACTCATGGGTGAACTGTGCCACTGCTTCCGCGACCTCAAGATGCGCCGGGAAGCCGTCCTACAGGCCCAACGAGCCGTCGACAGCACCGACCCGAAGTACGCCCGCACCCTCGGCTTCTGCCGCATGGTGCTCGCCCAGAGCCAGCTACTTAACAGCGAACTGGAAGCCGCCGTGACCACCGCGAGCCTCGCAGTCGACGGCGGCGACTCCCTACAGTCCACCCGCTTCCAGCGCTACGTGACCGACTTCCAGAACCAAGTCAGTGTTCATGCGGCGAACCCCGTCGTGGCCACCTTCAACGAGAAGGTGCAGGACGCACTCACCCGCCTGGACGAGGACGACGAGTAG
- a CDS encoding phosphotransferase enzyme family protein yields MAVDAARTQEGFTSAGASRVMAAACRAAGLGDRGAELIRLGENALFRLASVPVIVRVARGEEWLSKARTEVAVSRWLVEEGFPAARIVEDVEQPLLIAGHPVTFWHLITEGDRKATYGELGGVLRDLHSLTVPEGLSLPSFDPFDKQALRLDRAVIPNDDKAFLRKRWRELRDKYSELQFETSKGPVHGDAHVQNLMVDDQDRVILIDFEAFCYDHPEWDLMVTAVEHHSLGWQTDEQYADFVAAYGRDLYDWPGYATLRGIQEFGMTTWLMQNVQEDEDTAAEYRRRIAGLRNDDAPRDWRPW; encoded by the coding sequence ATGGCGGTTGACGCTGCTCGAACGCAAGAAGGGTTCACATCGGCGGGGGCTTCGCGGGTGATGGCCGCCGCGTGCCGGGCTGCGGGACTTGGCGACAGAGGCGCGGAGTTGATCCGTCTCGGAGAGAACGCGCTGTTTCGGCTGGCATCCGTGCCTGTGATTGTGCGCGTGGCTCGGGGCGAAGAGTGGCTGTCCAAAGCCCGCACCGAGGTGGCCGTGTCGCGGTGGCTAGTGGAGGAAGGGTTCCCGGCGGCTCGGATCGTTGAGGACGTGGAGCAGCCGTTGTTGATCGCTGGCCACCCCGTGACCTTCTGGCATCTGATCACCGAGGGTGACCGCAAGGCGACGTACGGGGAGCTGGGTGGCGTCCTGCGGGATCTGCACTCGCTCACCGTGCCGGAAGGGCTTTCACTGCCCTCTTTCGACCCCTTCGACAAGCAAGCGCTCCGGCTCGATCGGGCGGTGATCCCGAACGACGACAAGGCCTTCTTGCGGAAGCGGTGGCGCGAGCTGCGAGACAAGTACTCAGAGTTGCAGTTCGAGACGTCCAAGGGGCCGGTGCACGGGGACGCCCATGTGCAGAACCTCATGGTGGACGATCAGGATCGCGTGATACTGATCGACTTCGAGGCCTTCTGCTACGACCATCCGGAGTGGGACCTGATGGTCACGGCCGTCGAGCACCACAGCCTTGGTTGGCAGACCGACGAACAGTACGCCGACTTCGTGGCCGCGTATGGGCGAGACCTGTACGACTGGCCGGGGTACGCGACGCTACGGGGCATCCAAGAGTTCGGGATGACGACCTGGCTCATGCAGAACGTGCAGGAGGACGAGGACACCGCGGCGGAGTACCGCCGGCGCATCGCCGGTCTGCGAAACGACGACGCGCCTCGGGATTGGCGACCCTGGTAG
- a CDS encoding ATP-dependent nuclease, translating to MASSENLADAKPFSVAINELGISGGQKIKLPTPGITVIVGPNNVGKSTILRQANARSVQGFAGGGFAGEPLLVESMNVSIDGSIEDMLEWLRKHSSTSITGDGTAIFRRPNANEVKERDVPAYLQMRGERGLQALHSHFIFYGDATNRISSVQPTEIRDSIENPPMHPLHILQDNSDLFDELSQLCVRVFRKSLTLDAISKAMNIRIGTATVEAPPVNKLSPEYLDSLKILPRMENQGDGMRSFIGLLLPLLTSSYQVVLIDEPEAFLHPPQAVQLGQILGEQVTSRGSQIILATHDKNILAGLLQSEAEVSIVRLDRRDEGNTIAHQLSVESLKKVWTDPVLRHSNVLDGLFHKLVVLAEGDRDCTFFSAALEHLSAQHPIPVSPSEVLFVPSGGKGGLRLLIEVLTSAKVPTIASPDLDVLDDRTFLRRLIESLGGSWDEFEKNYDVATAPFRQPREKARVAHVLNSLNEVFRDRTDAVFDSEIAEEFRALTRARESPWSALKLHGEGAWNGNPQSALAAQHLLNDLDKLGIVAVRVGELERFANTLPVKKGSEWVPAAIAAGFHKERAAQEHVEKLVRFGLGEL from the coding sequence ATGGCATCATCGGAAAACCTCGCAGACGCTAAGCCATTCTCGGTAGCCATTAACGAGCTTGGCATTTCAGGAGGTCAGAAAATTAAATTGCCCACGCCTGGGATCACAGTTATCGTCGGACCGAACAACGTGGGGAAATCAACAATTCTACGCCAGGCCAATGCGCGCAGCGTCCAGGGATTCGCAGGAGGTGGATTCGCCGGAGAGCCGCTCCTTGTGGAATCCATGAATGTTTCCATAGATGGCAGCATTGAAGACATGCTTGAATGGCTCAGGAAGCATTCCAGCACCTCAATCACAGGTGACGGAACTGCCATTTTTCGTCGCCCTAATGCGAACGAGGTCAAAGAGCGAGACGTTCCTGCATACCTACAAATGCGAGGAGAGCGCGGACTTCAAGCACTCCATAGCCATTTCATTTTCTACGGTGACGCAACAAATAGAATCTCCTCGGTACAGCCCACGGAAATTCGCGACAGCATCGAAAACCCTCCGATGCACCCGCTTCACATACTGCAGGATAATAGCGACCTTTTTGATGAACTTAGCCAATTGTGCGTCAGGGTATTCAGGAAGTCACTGACTCTAGACGCAATCAGTAAGGCCATGAACATCCGTATAGGTACCGCAACAGTAGAAGCGCCACCCGTAAACAAACTATCCCCCGAATACTTGGATTCCTTGAAGATACTTCCCCGAATGGAAAATCAGGGGGATGGCATGCGCAGCTTTATCGGCCTACTCCTCCCTCTTCTCACATCCAGCTACCAAGTCGTACTTATCGATGAACCAGAGGCTTTTCTGCACCCTCCGCAAGCCGTCCAGCTCGGGCAGATACTCGGCGAACAGGTAACGTCAAGGGGTAGCCAAATTATCCTCGCAACCCACGACAAGAACATCCTAGCCGGCTTGCTTCAATCCGAGGCGGAAGTATCAATCGTGCGCCTTGATCGAAGGGACGAGGGAAACACGATAGCTCATCAACTAAGCGTCGAAAGTTTGAAGAAGGTCTGGACGGACCCAGTTCTCAGACACTCTAATGTCCTAGATGGCCTATTTCACAAGTTGGTCGTTTTGGCAGAAGGGGACCGCGACTGCACCTTCTTTTCCGCAGCCCTAGAACACCTCAGCGCTCAGCACCCCATTCCGGTTTCCCCTTCGGAAGTCTTGTTCGTCCCCTCAGGAGGAAAAGGAGGGCTACGCCTACTGATTGAAGTGCTTACTTCGGCCAAAGTGCCAACGATTGCTTCTCCAGATCTGGACGTCCTTGACGACAGAACTTTTCTGAGACGCCTGATCGAATCTCTCGGTGGCAGTTGGGACGAGTTCGAAAAGAACTATGACGTCGCCACAGCGCCGTTCCGGCAGCCTAGAGAGAAGGCCCGTGTTGCGCATGTCCTAAATTCACTAAACGAGGTCTTCCGAGACCGCACCGATGCGGTCTTTGATTCGGAGATCGCAGAAGAATTTCGTGCATTGACTCGCGCCCGAGAGAGCCCCTGGTCAGCATTGAAGTTGCACGGCGAAGGGGCATGGAACGGGAACCCTCAATCTGCCCTAGCGGCTCAGCACCTCTTGAACGACCTGGATAAGTTGGGGATTGTAGCCGTACGTGTGGGCGAACTAGAAAGGTTCGCTAACACGCTACCGGTAAAGAAGGGCTCAGAATGGGTTCCTGCCGCAATTGCAGCCGGATTTCACAAAGAGAGGGCCGCTCAGGAGCACGTGGAGAAGCTAGTACGATTTGGGCTAGGCGAGCTTTGA
- a CDS encoding pentapeptide repeat-containing protein, giving the protein MKPKMKRIAFTVLSAVAVVGYVLLLWHGPWWVDGAHIRNKDLQPADGVVITGFRTMLVALGVGAVAAVTLYYTHRNHVLGLRQYEQVQEQFEHTRVRDQEQSELTREGQVTERYVEAIKLLASENLTERLGGIYALERIMRDSKKDHATVVEVLAAFVRQRAAAGNEEGSDEKDVKPDEDVQAALTVLGRRPIHDDVPTYINLRHTDLRGADLSDAKLDQVDLRNARLQRVHFARAFLQNAVFQGAALHKADFSFTHLSGAIFYQAGMEETALWQADARNAVFSYANMERARLREANLQDAAFLHTQLTSAEFHDADLAHAVLKDVDLSCSEGLRIEQLAAAVLAEINDLPPGMSFEELEKVKGGRVSRRQS; this is encoded by the coding sequence ATGAAGCCGAAGATGAAGCGGATCGCCTTCACCGTGCTCTCTGCCGTGGCAGTCGTCGGATACGTCCTGCTGCTCTGGCACGGCCCCTGGTGGGTTGATGGCGCCCACATCCGCAACAAGGACCTTCAGCCTGCCGACGGCGTCGTCATCACCGGCTTCCGCACCATGCTCGTTGCGCTCGGCGTGGGTGCGGTAGCAGCTGTCACCCTCTACTACACGCACCGCAACCATGTCTTGGGTCTGCGGCAATACGAGCAGGTGCAGGAGCAGTTCGAGCATACGAGAGTCCGTGATCAAGAACAATCTGAACTAACTCGTGAAGGCCAAGTCACGGAAAGATACGTTGAAGCAATCAAGCTCCTGGCGTCGGAGAACCTCACGGAGCGACTTGGCGGCATATACGCACTGGAACGCATCATGAGAGACTCCAAGAAAGATCACGCAACCGTGGTCGAAGTGCTGGCAGCCTTTGTCCGACAGCGTGCCGCTGCTGGGAATGAAGAGGGCTCTGATGAGAAGGACGTCAAACCTGATGAGGACGTACAGGCTGCGCTAACTGTCCTCGGGCGGCGACCGATCCATGATGACGTCCCCACATACATCAACCTTCGTCACACAGATCTCCGTGGTGCGGACTTGAGCGATGCCAAGCTCGATCAGGTAGACCTGAGGAATGCCCGTTTGCAGCGAGTTCACTTCGCCCGAGCCTTTCTGCAGAATGCGGTCTTCCAGGGCGCTGCACTGCACAAGGCCGACTTCTCCTTCACGCATCTCAGCGGCGCGATCTTCTACCAGGCTGGTATGGAAGAAACCGCGCTATGGCAGGCCGACGCCAGGAATGCCGTCTTCTCTTACGCCAACATGGAGCGGGCTCGGCTGAGGGAAGCCAACCTTCAGGACGCTGCCTTCCTTCACACCCAACTAACATCGGCTGAGTTCCATGACGCTGATCTCGCGCATGCCGTGCTGAAGGACGTGGATCTATCCTGCTCTGAAGGCTTGCGCATCGAACAACTCGCCGCTGCAGTACTGGCTGAGATCAATGACCTTCCCCCAGGGATGAGTTTCGAAGAGCTTGAGAAGGTCAAAGGGGGTCGCGTCTCGCGTCGACAATCGTGA
- a CDS encoding restriction endonuclease — MSRRSAGFVNTWAEAQRAHQRQIEAEQRRRREEARLARDHQRRAAQGHREYRQAEARRRTEELDAQVASLQGLLTEGCQAPAFRATSLMRVEAIPPFDPGPLAWPVRMPDQSEYRAQGGWTANRRAQAEAEARARFEHDWHQAQAAEAQRQQQLAASQRDYEQRAEAQRAEVQRHNAGITEVTAGVRRGDPELVVEYFSAALYASTAWPEGFPRQLAAAFDPAARQLVLNWELPGYDVVPEAKAVRYVPAQDQDKETARPVTQRRALYREVLAQSVLLVLHQVFAADEHRVLDSVALNGFVDAPDPATGRQSHIFLATVMAQRAAFTDFHLEQVDATSCLTEALRGQLTTRPDQLTSVRPSRQPEEVGNQVVTHGGGGEEPDLYDIDPIAFESLVADLFRAMGMQAVTTQRSNDGGVDVDALDPTPIRGGKIVVQVKRYRNTVPPTAVRDLYGTVQDVGANKGVLVTTSGFGPGSHTFARGKPLELVSGSELVDLLHRHGLRGRLGEGGRPAPAQPEPSTPATPADDYNVLGMMWSGNVALDVCALVCRGNQVLSDDHFVFFNNPHTPDGSVRAVTASAPDKAAIRVSFDALPQAADRFVLVAAVDPEINPDADLSGFTDACIRLLDPSMNDLDRLEVSDGRAGETALVLGSFRRRSSGDWDFVLGGKGYIGGLEELVQDYGIEVE, encoded by the coding sequence ATGAGTCGTCGCTCTGCTGGTTTCGTCAACACGTGGGCTGAGGCGCAGCGCGCGCATCAGCGCCAGATCGAGGCCGAGCAAAGGCGGCGCCGGGAGGAAGCTCGACTGGCGCGGGACCACCAGCGACGTGCGGCTCAGGGACATCGGGAGTACCGCCAGGCGGAGGCCAGGCGACGGACGGAGGAGCTGGACGCGCAGGTCGCGAGCTTGCAGGGACTTCTGACTGAAGGGTGCCAGGCGCCGGCTTTCAGGGCGACGTCGTTGATGCGGGTGGAAGCCATCCCGCCGTTCGACCCGGGCCCGCTCGCGTGGCCCGTGCGTATGCCGGATCAGAGTGAGTACCGGGCACAGGGCGGCTGGACGGCGAACCGGCGTGCACAGGCAGAGGCCGAGGCACGGGCCCGCTTCGAGCACGACTGGCACCAGGCGCAGGCAGCCGAGGCGCAGCGGCAGCAGCAACTGGCCGCCTCCCAGCGGGACTACGAGCAAAGAGCCGAGGCGCAAAGAGCCGAGGTGCAACGCCACAACGCGGGCATCACCGAGGTGACTGCAGGTGTCAGACGGGGCGACCCCGAACTCGTGGTCGAGTACTTCTCCGCTGCCCTCTACGCGTCGACTGCCTGGCCTGAAGGCTTCCCCCGGCAGTTGGCGGCCGCCTTCGATCCGGCGGCTAGGCAGTTGGTGCTGAACTGGGAGCTGCCCGGGTACGACGTCGTGCCGGAGGCCAAGGCGGTGAGGTACGTACCGGCGCAGGACCAAGACAAGGAGACGGCGCGTCCCGTAACGCAGCGCCGTGCACTGTACCGGGAGGTGCTGGCGCAGAGCGTGCTGCTGGTTCTGCACCAGGTCTTCGCTGCGGACGAGCACCGAGTTCTGGATTCGGTCGCGTTGAACGGCTTCGTGGACGCCCCCGACCCTGCGACGGGCAGGCAGTCCCATATCTTCCTGGCCACTGTCATGGCCCAGCGGGCAGCCTTCACTGACTTCCACTTGGAGCAGGTGGACGCGACCAGCTGTCTGACGGAAGCACTTCGGGGACAGCTCACGACCCGTCCCGACCAGCTCACCTCAGTGCGGCCGAGCAGGCAGCCCGAGGAGGTCGGGAACCAGGTCGTCACCCATGGCGGTGGTGGCGAGGAACCGGACCTGTACGACATCGACCCGATCGCCTTCGAGTCCCTCGTGGCCGACCTGTTCCGCGCCATGGGTATGCAGGCAGTGACGACGCAGCGTTCGAACGACGGCGGTGTGGACGTCGACGCACTGGACCCGACGCCGATCCGCGGCGGCAAGATCGTCGTCCAGGTGAAGCGGTACCGCAACACCGTGCCGCCCACCGCGGTACGCGACTTGTACGGCACGGTCCAGGACGTCGGCGCCAACAAAGGTGTTCTGGTGACGACATCGGGCTTCGGCCCAGGCTCGCACACATTCGCCCGCGGAAAGCCGCTGGAGCTGGTCTCGGGCAGTGAACTCGTTGACCTGCTGCACCGGCACGGGCTCCGCGGACGTCTGGGAGAAGGCGGGCGACCGGCTCCCGCGCAGCCCGAGCCGTCCACTCCGGCAACCCCGGCTGACGACTACAACGTGCTCGGCATGATGTGGTCCGGCAACGTCGCGTTGGACGTCTGCGCACTCGTCTGCCGGGGCAACCAGGTCCTCAGCGATGACCACTTCGTCTTCTTCAACAACCCGCACACCCCGGACGGTTCGGTACGAGCGGTGACGGCCTCGGCGCCGGACAAAGCGGCGATCAGGGTTTCCTTCGACGCGCTGCCGCAAGCCGCTGATCGGTTCGTCCTGGTCGCGGCCGTGGATCCGGAGATCAATCCGGACGCGGATCTTTCCGGTTTCACAGATGCCTGTATCCGCTTGCTCGACCCCTCGATGAACGACCTCGACCGGCTTGAGGTCTCCGACGGCCGCGCCGGCGAAACGGCGCTGGTGCTTGGTTCCTTCCGACGGAGATCAAGTGGCGACTGGGACTTCGTGCTGGGCGGCAAGGGCTACATAGGAGGCCTGGAGGAGCTCGTCCAGGACTACGGCATCGAGGTGGAGTAG